A section of the Bombus fervidus isolate BK054 chromosome 9, iyBomFerv1, whole genome shotgun sequence genome encodes:
- the LOC139990830 gene encoding major royal jelly protein 9, with protein sequence MVRLLSFILILGFLYCATGGELEVAFQWKYLDWTWPNVHLTGRNQTLGNAFTQDVDIDRYGRVFVTSPQWLDGVPISLSLVTTASGFGGPLLIPYPDWTWHTPYSCDSIISVYRLAIDECNRLWIVDTGRIGGNTVCPSKILIFDLANDQLVHKYVVPDDQVLYGKAALVTPIVDVGKTCFDTYLYVADVDQNGLLIYDLYHDYSWRVNNTRGNAFGPDDDAMNITIAGESFDLTDGTLGMSLSPIGFFDKRYLYFNSLASYRQKFTNTYSLKQSKYNEPIVFESNYKRASQAGVQATSRRGVIFFQLVQLTAVACWNIEKPFTPENVVVIAQDEETLQYVSGIKVIRNRQGEEELWFNTNRLQKTINMTLKPTETNFRIIRGKVDDIIRGTNCEPSGIKHRFPDTNFWHRI encoded by the exons ATGGTTCGATTGTTGAGTTTTATCTTGATTCTTGGGTTCTTGTATTGTGCAACAGGCGGAGAACTAGAAGTTGCTTTTCAATGGAAATATTTGGATTGGACCTGGCCGAATGTTCATTTGACGGGAAGAAATCAAACGCTGGGTAACGCGTTTACCCAGGATGTGGATATCGATAGATATGGTCGTGTGTTCGTAACAAGTCCTCAGTGGTTGGATGGTGTACCGATTAGCTTGTCGTTGGTAACGACTGCCTCTGGTTTCGGTGGTCCTTTACTGATCCCGTATCCTGATTGGACCTGGCACACGCCATACAGTTGTGACAGCATAATATCTGTGTATAGGTTGGCG ATAGACGAATGCAATCGTTTGTGGATTGTGGATACTGGTCGCATCGGAGGAAATACTGTTTGTCCTTCGAAAATATTGATCTTCGATCTTGCGAACGATCAGTTGGTCCATAAATACGTGGTTCCGGATGATCAAGTGCTGTACGGGAAGGCAGCATTAGTTACGCCAATCGTCGATGTCGGAAAAACATGTTTCGATACTTATCTCTACGTGGCGGATGTGGATCAAAATGGCCTACTGATTTATGACTTATATCACGATTATTCATGGCGAGTAAACAACACGCGTGGCAATGCTTTCGGTCCGGATGACGATGCCATGAACATTACGATCGCTGGAGAATCGTTCGATTTAACGGATGGTACTCTCGGAATGTCATTGTCACCAATTGGATTTTTCGACAAAAG GTACCTTTACTTCAATTCGTTGGCCAGCTATCGGCAAAAGTTTACGAATACCTACTCTTTAAAGCAAAGTAAATACAACGAACCAATAGTGTTCGAATCGAATTATAAGAGAGCAAGCCAAGCGGGTGTTCAAGCAACGTCGCGAAGAGGcgtaatatttttccaattagTCCAATTAACGGCAGTCGCTTGTTGGAACATTGAGAAACCATTTACACCGGAAAACGTCGTGGTAATTGCTCAAGATGAGGAGACGCTGCAGTACGTGAGTGGCATTAAAGTAATTAGAAACAGACAGGGTGAAGAAGAGTTGTGGTTCAACACAAACAGGTTACAAAAGACGATAAACATGACACTGAAACCTACTGAAACGAATTTCCGTATAATCAGAGGGAAAGTCGATGATATTATCCGAGGGACGAATTGCGAGCCTTCTGGCATAAAACACAGATTTCCGGATACCAACTTCTGGCACCGGATATGA